One Nostoc sp. UHCC 0302 DNA window includes the following coding sequences:
- a CDS encoding Uma2 family endonuclease, giving the protein MEAFTLNVPPAVGLTDEQFYQLCVANEEWRLELTAEGELIIMPPTGGESGIRNADLTTDLNLWNRETKLGKVFDSSTEFRLPNGAYRSPDASWVILERWEALTPEQRRRFPPLCPDFVIELRSESDSLAKLRSKMREYQDNGTRLGWLIDPLTPLVEIYRGFTDVETLNFSIDKPPMLSGEDVLPGFVLNLTAILNT; this is encoded by the coding sequence ATGGAAGCTTTCACCTTGAATGTACCCCCAGCCGTAGGTCTGACGGATGAGCAGTTTTATCAACTCTGCGTAGCCAATGAAGAATGGCGGTTGGAACTAACTGCTGAAGGAGAATTAATAATTATGCCCCCAACTGGCGGCGAAAGCGGCATTAGAAATGCTGATTTAACAACGGATTTGAACTTGTGGAATCGCGAAACAAAGCTAGGAAAGGTTTTTGACTCTTCAACTGAGTTTCGGTTGCCTAATGGTGCTTACCGTTCTCCTGATGCTTCCTGGGTAATACTAGAACGCTGGGAAGCATTAACCCCTGAACAAAGGCGGCGCTTCCCTCCATTGTGTCCAGATTTTGTAATTGAACTTCGTTCTGAAAGTGATTCTCTAGCCAAATTGCGCTCAAAAATGCGGGAATATCAGGATAACGGCACTCGCTTAGGCTGGCTGATTGACCCTTTAACACCCCTAGTTGAAATCTATCGCGGTTTTACTGATGTAGAAACTTTAAATTTCTCTATTGACAAACCACCGATGCTTTCAGGTGAAGATGTGTTACCTGGATTTGTCTTGAATCTCACCGCAATTCTAAATACTTAA